Genomic window (Cenarchaeum symbiont of Oopsacas minuta):
TGTACAATCATCTTTTAGAGCATTATATTCATCTTTATTGGCTACAAGTAGAGGTATGTTGGCCATCGCACATCCAGATGATACGGTAAGATCAGCTTTTTGACACACCATTGCAGCTGGTGCAACTCTATGTGATCTTAGTGCGTATATTGTATATGCACCTACACTACTGCCCACTCCATAAGGAAACACAAGTATAGAATTAGCTATAGTTCTACCAAACAAATCATATTTTTTGTCCCGTACATTACCAGTTTCTTTTTCTATTGCACCAAGAAAGTTTATTGGATCTTTGGTCTTTGTAATCTTTGCAACAGCATTTCCTGTTACAATGATCTTCATTGTTATACTGTCACCTCTTTTACAATTTCAGAGAGTGATTTTAAATTGACTTGTACTCTAGTGGAGTTTTTCAGATAATATGCCCCCTTTATGCTATTGGTAATAACTGCGTCTACCTCGTCTTTGTTAATCAGAGGTGTAAGGCATGTACAACAGTCAACCAATATCTCAGCACCTGCCGCTTCTATGCCTGCAGTATATCCTAACCTTCGTGCCTTGTCCCGGATTATTCTTGGGGTAAATACCATGCATCGTTTTTTAAACGATCTGCCCTTTAACATGGCAGATAGTAACGAGATCTCTTCTAGCCCCAGCTGCGGACTACCCAAAGTTATGATATCTCCTTGTTCTGTAGTTGAGAGCTCATCTTTTATTGTGCTCATTTCTTCAGGCCCAAAGTCAATCTTTTCAGATTCTGAACCTCCCTGGCCAAGGACAAATTTACTACATGTTCCAGAAGTTCCCATTCCTCCACAGATTGCCTTACATTGACGCCTGTCAGGAGTGTTAGAACATGAGAGAGCTACGGGAGCTGACGTTCCAGTCTTACCTGCAAAATATCCGAGCATTCCGTATGCGATCTCATTTGGATCTTTTATCTTTACACGTAGAGTAATCTCTGGTTCTTGGTTAACAGCACTCTCTGAATATGGACTTTTGCCAGTAATGGCACTAGCCAAAGCACTAAAAGCACTCTCTTTATTTGTCTCCAAATCTGCAACAGAGTTTGCAAATATTGCCGCATTACTTTCAGCAAATGCCACTCTTGTTTTACTAGCTGGCATATCCAACACGTCATATGGAACACATGAAAATAATGGAGTAATGCCCATGCGCAAATATGATTCTCTAATACTCTCTTGTTTTTGCACGAATTTTTCCCCAAGATCGTATTTTGAGACACTGTCAATATCATATCCCATAGGATTTACAGTGGTCTTTATTTTGACACGTGCTTTTGCACTAATTTCTGCAAGAAAACTTTCGCCTGCATCTCCAATCGTATTATAATTAACTCCAGAAAGATGTGCCCAACTTACTGGCTCTAGCCTATCTGCATTAGTTGCCTTACCGGTTGCAAGCAAAACTCTGTATGCGAGTTGGATTGCGTATCCTTCCTCACCAGCAAGTGCTGCTTCCTCTTGTCGGGAGAGTTGCATAATGATGATACCTATAACTGATATAATACTTGTATGTTACAAATATGGTGCGTCGATTACTTGATAGTATGATAAAAACCATGAATGCCGTAAAACCTCCGCGAATGACCGCATTACGCGAGCTACACGAGGCTGAAACTGGAGGACCTTTTAGTATTTTGATTGGAACCATTCTATCTGCAAGAACTAGGGATGAGAATACTGCAAAAGTAGTCAAAAAACTCTTTTCTAGATACAAAAATGCAAAAGAACTTGCCGGCGCACGCGTAAGTGACATAGAACATATCATAAGATCAATTGGATTTTATCATGTAAAGGCACAACGCATCATAAAAGTGGCGAGCATAATACATACTGAATACAACGGCAAGGTTCCAAGTGATCTACCTTCACTGATAGAATTGCCGGGAGTGGGACGCAAAACCGCAAACTGTGTTCTCGTATATGCATACGAAAAACCTGCCATACCTGTTGATATACATGTACACCGAATATCAAACAGACTTGGTCTTGTTGATACGAAAACTCCAGAAGAGACTGAATTTGCTTTGATGAAAAAAATACCTAAAAAATTTTGGTTGGAGATAAATGATACATTTGTTATGTATGGTCAAAACATATGCAAGCCAGTATCCCCAATGTGTGATATATGCAGGATAAGACGAGGATGCAAATATTACAAACAAAATTCAATCTAGGATTTATGTGACCGTGTAGGTTTTTTCTTTGTAATAAATAAAATCCCAACTAGAGCTCCTATCGCAGCTGTAACATAGAACGGAAACAAATGAAATACATTGCCAGCTGGATCCCCAGAGAGAAATTCTATAATATATTCTCCAGATACTGTTGCGATAGGATCCGTTGAACCTTCCATACCGTGCACCGAATAAGCGTTTATCGCAAAGAGATCTATGTCAAGATTAGAGATTATAATTCTTGCACCATTATTTATCGTCATACCTGCTCTGTCTGTATATGAGATGATTGTTTTTGCATCTGGAACCCAACCTCTTTCGAG
Coding sequences:
- a CDS encoding DNA lyase, with product MYVTNMVRRLLDSMIKTMNAVKPPRMTALRELHEAETGGPFSILIGTILSARTRDENTAKVVKKLFSRYKNAKELAGARVSDIEHIIRSIGFYHVKAQRIIKVASIIHTEYNGKVPSDLPSLIELPGVGRKTANCVLVYAYEKPAIPVDIHVHRISNRLGLVDTKTPEETEFALMKKIPKKFWLEINDTFVMYGQNICKPVSPMCDICRIRRGCKYYKQNSI